The Anomalospiza imberbis isolate Cuckoo-Finch-1a 21T00152 chromosome 8, ASM3175350v1, whole genome shotgun sequence DNA window ATGCAAGAGAGGAGGGGCTTGGATAGGAAAGTAGGAATGGCAAATTTGCACAGACAGAGACAGAATTTTACTGAGACTCTCTGAATAAGCCAGAGCTTTGGGACAGCCCTTAAAAGTTCAAGATGTGGAGAATGTGGATGGGTCAGGCAGTCAGAagtgtgggagctgagctggaggcGTTTTGCAGGGGCATATGGAGTAAGGGTTGGAGAGAAGCCATCAGGAAATGTGTCCCCATGGGAACCCTGTCTGGTCCAAGACCAGAAATGTGAGACATAAGCTTGTGgattcttcctccttttctgccCGTATGTACCTGTGATTGGCAGTGCCTGTGCTGGCACACTTGTGGCCCttgtctgtgctgctggaaacaTGCTCCAGCATCAGTTAAGGTGGCTCAGGGGGTTCAGGAAGTCTCAGGGTTTCAGTTGTGCCATGAATGATGTGGATGGGGATAagaaggctgctgtggtgtagTGTTTCTCTTCCCaggtgattttaaaaatatatatagtcACATGGAAAAAGTCTTTCAAGAGACCACTTGGAAATTAGTAAATAATTACCACTTTTGCACTTCTCTTGATCTGTCAAATGTTGACACTAAAAACAGTCCTTGCAGTAGCACACTGTCACATGCAGAGAGTATAATTGACCTGGTTGTGTGATTCTGGATATTTTCTACAAGAGAAGGCTGTCACCTGTGAGGTCCTTGGCCTGTTTGGTGCCGATATTTGAGCTTGCTTAATGtactgggcagggcttggaaaAGCCGATCTTTAGGAAAGACAGGGAAATtctggccttgcctgtgtggTTCAGCAACTGAGCAGTCTTAAATCACTGAAGTTAGGCTGTGTGTATGTTGTCACTGACTggcttttcctcccttcctgttTGCCTGACCTGGGAGCTGGGGTTTGATTGCAGAAGTAACAAAACCCACAGTTGGAACTGAACTTGGTGGTAGTGTTACTTGGTTATACAAAATGCCATATAATCACCAAGTGCAATGAAACTTAAGAGTTCCAGTGATCAAGTAAGACACCGAATATGAATAAAACTGTTAAGTCTTGATTTCTGGGTCTTgaaacaaactgtaaaatagGTACGGTATCATACTAGCTCCTCATCCCCATGGGCTTTTGGAGGGGAATTAAACTGAGCTTTGCAAAATGTGTGAGATTTCTTTGGATTTGGTATGTCTGAAAACAGGAGCTGAAGTGTTCACAGTTTGTGTGTGCTTGAATGTTCTGTGTGGCCATAGCAGTCACGGGATCATTCCACTGCCTTTCTGCTTGTTGTAATGGGGAGAAACTCTGTGGTCACTTATGGGAAAGACTTGGCAGATGCAGAGCCTAACCACCAAGATGTAAATCTTCTAGCCAGCAAAGCAGCTGGGCATGTGACTAGCCTGTTAGATGGCTTCTGTAtaacctgctgctgccaccttcTAGCCTTTCAGATTACTTTTCTGTGGTTCCTGTTCATAGGCAGGAATTTTCCCATCATGTGTCATCATGGTTGCAGAAAGATTTAGTTAGATAAGAAAATTGTATGTTGAAAATGTTAGCAGAATTAACCTTAAAGCAGACTTATATGGATCATTTGCATTTCAGAAAGTCTTCCTGAATCTGTGGTTAGCTGTCCATGCTATGTGCACTATATATTTGCTGtgaagcttaaaaaaaaagtaggaaaatccatgtatgcctttttttcctttttttttttttctgcattcctcaatggcttttttatttcttcccctTCCAAAGGTCCTTACTCCTTAAATGGTTATAGGGTGAGAGTGTACAGACAGGATTCTGCCACCCAGTGGTTCACTGGCATCATCACTCACCATGATCTCTTCACCCGCACTATGGTGGTTATGAATGACCAGGTGAGTTGATGGATGATACAAAAAAAGCTGCCATTAAACTGTGCCTTGGGAGGTTCTGATTTTTGTTGGTAGCACTGAGAATCACACCAAGTTGGTTCAATTCCAGCAGGCTGAGGGTATCACTGCACTAAAACTGCAGCACAACTGCGTTGGGCTATCAGTTAAATGCTTCTGAAGCTGAGTATTTGTGCAGTGATATGATTAATACCAGTCCTGCAGTTTGTTCTGCTTTTGCTATTTGACTGTTGAAGTCTTTGAAGTAAAGCAATCCAGTTTGAAGAACTGGtcttccctgtctgctctgtTGAGAACTTCTTTTCCCAAGAATGAAGTCTTTCAGCACTGCAGTAATGGTTACCTTTTCCAAGCGATTGAAATAGTCACTTTCTGCAATTCATTGGGTTAAACATTTAGTGCAGCCCCAATTTATATTTGCCGTGGTGGGTTTTAGTTTTATTGTGGAATTTGATGTTACAAAAAGAGTTAATACTGGTATTTTTAATGGCAGTAATGAATTCTGTTTCAGGGGAGTAGGGTAATGACTCAACAGTAATAGTGTGAATGACCCATCGGCCTTGAAATGACTGACAAAACCATGTGTGACAATAAAAATTTAAGAGTAGTCTGTTACTCAGAGAAGTTCTTCACCTTAATTTGCTCAAATTAATATTCCCCAAATGTTACTTTTTTCACTTTGTGCCGTGTCTTTTGAAGATATGGTTAGCATTTCCTACTTTATGAGGTATTTCTCAGTAATAACACTCAACAGTTCTAGAGTTCTTCTTTCCAGTAATTTTGGTTCTCGTAGCAGTTTTGCTTCTGTTGAAAGCAGTTACTGTAATGTGCTTTTGCAGTATAATTTATAGtgtattaaattaattttataaaatatttgtctATTTTAATTACTGCTTAGGGGTTATTCTATGAATACCTTGTTAAATTTCAAATTTGCGGGTTGGTGAAGGGGGAAGGAATGGGTGGTGGGATacttttcacattaaaaaaatatatatttttacaatGACATGTAAAGACACGTTTGCTTTGGTTTGACACTGTTCCCAGCATTTGTTGTGTCATTTGTCAGTTCTGCTTGTCAGGATTAAGTAGGCTTTTCTCTGATTAGTCTTTAGCACGCAAAATAGACTGGTGAACACTGGTACAGAAAATACAGATTAGGCATTGTCTGAACATCTGTGGATTgttattttctctgttctcttttttcttttttttttttttttacataaaccAGGTGTTAGAACCTCAGAATGTTGATCCTTCTATGGTTCAGATGACCTTTCTAGATGATGTTGTTCACTCTTTGTTGAAAGGTGAAAATATTGGCATCACTTCACGCCGACGGTCTCGTTCCAACCAGAACAGCAACACAGTTCACGTAGATACATTTATCTTTTTACCTAAGTATTTTCATATATTGCAAAtgttaaaaatacatgtttaaAGACACTAATTAACATTGTATTTAAGTCCATTAATACCAAATTATTTTTAGGGTCATTATACACGTGCACAAGCAAACAGTCCCAGACCAGCAATGAATTCCCAAGCTGCAGCACCAAGACAGAATTCTCACCAGCAACAGAGGAATACTCGGCCAAATAAGAGGAAAGGCTCTGATAGCAGCATGCCTGATGAAGAGAAGATGAAAGATGAAAGATACGATTATATAGGTCGAGGAGGTAAAAGTGGTTAATGGAAAGGGAGGGAAAGCCTCCTAAAACTGTATTAGACTGAAAATCTGATAGATGTGTTTTTATCTTTtgcagaaaaccccaaaaccaaaaataaacactttcttagtaaaagaagaaaacctgaagaagatgaaaaaaaactAAATGTGAAGAGACTGCGGACAGACAACATCTCAGATTATTCTGAGAGCAGTGACTCGGAGATTTCAAATAAAAGATTAACAGATTCATCCTCAGagcaaaattcagaaaatgAGTTAAAAAGCAAGAACTCTTCAAAGATAAACGGAGAAGAAGGAAAATCGCAAACTACTGAGGGAGTAGAACAAACACTAACAGATAGACAGTCTCCATGGGATGAAGTACAGCAGGATAAAAACCATGAAGAGACAGAAAGACTGAAGTCATCAGTCTTGGATCATCAGGAAAAATCTTCACTCCATGCAGCGGAGCAGCCAACACTTTATGAGCAGAATGCCAAGGATCCACCTGTTCAAGAATGTAATGCAGAAAAACATCATACTGTGGAGTTAAAAAATGAGCAGTTTTTACCCAGACCTCCTACTCCTAAGTGTGTTGTTGATGTTACTAATAAAAACAACTCTGAAAAGGAGAACCAGGATAATGCTGCAAGTACCTTTGGTTTGCAAACAGTTCAGAAAATAGAATCTCACAGCAGTGATTTAAAACAGCaatttgcaaatgcaaatttCCTTGAAGCAAGAAAACAGGAAGCTGATCAAAGTTGGGTTAGCAATGTTGGTAAAACGGATTCGATACAGCCTGGGGTTGTAAAAACATTACCAGTAAATGAACACTTAAATTCTGAAAAAGTGCAGTATGGCTCATTTATGTCTTCGTTAAATGTAGCTTCTCTAGCAGAAGAGAGTAAACTGCGTAAACAAAGTCCAGTCCCTGATTCTGTGAAGTCAAAATCTAGTGCTTCAGTTGATCATCCTAAAACAAAGTCACCTGATGTTAAGCCTAAATTCACCCAATCTTCTGATACTGTGAAGTCGAAGGTTAGTTCCCAAAACAGCCATGCTACTGGATTAACAAGGTCAGCCAATAAAACTGATCATGATTTGCCTAGGTCTAGTTTTCATCCAGTTCCAGCTAGAGTTAGTGCTCTAGAAGCTACTAAGAGTCCTCTTATCATTGACAAGAATGAACATTTCACAGTATACAGGGACCCCACTCTTATTGGACAAGAAACAGGAACTAATCACATTTCACCTTACTTGCATCAGCATAATTATCCTCTGCATTCCTCATCCCACCGAACCTGTTTAAATCCAAATGCACATCATCCTGCATTAACTGGTTCATCCCATCTGCTCGCTGGGTCTTCAGCTCAGGCTCCCTTGTCCGCTATTAACACTCACCCCCTTAGCAGTGCATCTCACCATTCTGTTCATCACCCTCATCTACTTCCCGCAGTGTTGCCCGGAGTGCCTGCTGCCTCCTTGCTGGGTGCCCACCCGCGACTAGAGACTGCTCATGCTAGCAGCTTAAGCCATTTGGCATTagcacaccagcagcagcaacagatGTTACAACACCAGTCTCCACATCTTCTCGGACAAGCTCATCCTTCTGCTTCCTATAATCAGCTAGGGCTTTATCCAATTATTTGGCAGTATCCAAATGGAACACATGCTTACTCAGGACTCGGTCTGCCCTCCTCCAAATGGGTCCACCCAGAAACTCCTGTTAACGCAGAGCCTTCCTTGAGAAGGGTAAGTTAAGATCCTTTCTTAATGATTTATTTAGCTGGGCCTGGTGTCTCCCAGCAGTGATTTCCTGGGTACAGATGTGGTAGTTTGTGTCACACTGAGTATATTGGGATGGTGGGGTTTTTGAGTAGGCAGAGAACTAGGAATGGAACTACAGCAGTAACCACTGTCTCATGGTGGATGTGTTTGGGGAGTTTTTCCAGACCTTGGTTCCTAAGAATTCTAAAGAAAGATTAAATGTTTGATTTTAATTTATGACTAAGGGTGAAGTCAGCCAGCTTGTTTGAGAACTCAAGTTCACAGGGTAAATATTTGCTACATCAAACTGTGTACCATGGTCTAAGTGAAATATTAGGAGAGATGAGACAGTTGTCTTCATAGTGAAATTTCTTGCATGCTCACTCAGTAGTGGTGAAAGATGGGGAAGGAAGGAGTACTACATCCAGTGGGAAGTCCTGGAGAGAAGTACTCTTGCGTTTCTAAATGTTTCGTGCACACAGTACACCCATTTCTCTTGTCTTTACACCTATCTGTGTGCCCTTTTTGGAGTGTCGTTTTCTCCCCTTCTGTTTCTGTTGACACGCATCTCTGCCTTCCCATCTGCTTTCCACTCCTCTGTATTCAAGTCAGGGTGATTCCTCTGTCTGTTTGCTGAGTGTAACCACTGCAGTCTCAGAAGAAGTGGTTTGTGTTTTTCAGCCCAGTGCCCAGTGCGGTGGTGGGGTTTGGCAGGCAGACGTGGCAATTACAGGAAAAGTTTTCTTAGCTCCTGAAGGCTTGGGATACGGCATGCTCATTGCAGGCACCTCAAAGGAATAGTGTAAGATGAAACGTGTGTAGTGCAGACAGAAACTTTGGAGAGCTTTACTGCCAGCTTCAATTAAATCACCACTGAGCATGTGCATACTGATCTTTAGAGGCTTTCAACTTGGCCTAATTTGGGCAGATTTTCACAGGGACCACAAAAAGCATGTCACTGACAGTGGTCCTTCTGCCAAATTGTAAGCCTTTGTGTCAAAGCTTGGCCTTCTGAATGGTTagaaaaatttttttctttttttttttttttttttttttcttttttttttgtcatgggGAAGGCTGTTCCTCCCCAGATTCATTcttaaaaaaagccaaaccattGTGGCTAAGTCTTTCCCAAAACAGTCAGTTTGAGTTGGCCTTGTAATATGAAGTGAGTTTGATCTAAAATGTGATAAAATCAAAATGTAGCAGTGAAGAAAAGCCTAAGAGAAAAAGATAGGTGGATTTATCTTTTCGTGTTGCTGCCTGCTCCACCCTATACAGAAGTCCATTTTAAAAGAACTTATGATAGACGTTGTTTTCACTTTGGCTGCCTGAAGAATGCAGCCCTGCATACTGAGGCACGTAGCTTTTTAATTATGTTGATATGTGGCAATTGTCTTGTGGTGACTTGTCTGCTGGCTCTCTCACTGGAGGCCTTTTTAAAATAGATCTTAGAAACCCAGAATGGGCGTTTCCGAGGTCGGTTTGCATGGATGCCACAATCACAGAAAGGGATCTGTGTTTCAGCTgtaagagcagcagcagcacccacccTTGGCTCAGGGCTGAGCCATGTCTCTGAGCTGAAGGAAGCGTGCCCCAAGCCCACCTTTCCCTGCTGTCCTTGGATGGCTGAGGCAGCTCCCATGCTTGGGCTGGGCAGTAGATGGTGCAGGTGGAGTCACAAAGCTGTTTGAGCAATGCTTGGTGCTCAGGCAGATGTTCCCCAGCTCCTCTAGGGAGAAGGTGACGGGCCTTCTTTGCATAATACTTTAATGCAGCTTACAGGCTGTTCGTGGGAACTCACCACAGCGTGGGAACTCCTGGCCGAGGAAACGTGCGCACTAAAACTCTGAGCACAAACCCAAGTGGCTGCTTTAAATattcagaaacacagaaatcatAACTTCAAAGTTGTAGCACCTGCAGATCTATTCTGTGCATGTGTCATGAGAGCTCTTGGCTCCCCTTCTGCTGCAGCAGTTCCCAACTGGAGTTGCCAAGTCTGAGCGAAGGATGGGGATGGACTGGTGAGGAGTGTagggaggggaagaaaataGGGGTGGACGAGCATCACAAGGCTTTGGGGTGTGCACAAAAGCTGActcttgtccccagtcccttcTTGGCTTGTCCCCAGCACTTGAGCCCCTCTTGAACAGGTGTCCTGCTTTTCCACTCTGCTGTGTGCACTTCTTGTAAGCAGGTCTCCTAAGCAgcggagagagagagagagagagcgagctGCTCCTGGTCTTTTCTGCAGGCTGTTATGCAAGTTTCAGTAAAGATAAGAAAACAGAAGCTTAACAAAGTAATAGATTAAAAAGTAGTTGCATAGATTAAGATTTACCACTGTGTCTAAACAAGGAGGCCCACCTTTGGAGTGTTTAGGTACACAGCATAGAATTGGACTGTGTGTTTGCCATGCTGCACAGTATGGCAAGTGTGTACATTTATGGTTTTAATAGCGTGATGATGATGATCAAGCCAAATAAAAATGCCTGACTAAATAAAGCAGATTAATTAGGATTATCATACTTAATTATTTGGTAAGGACAGGAGATGAACGATCCAGGAAAGAGGTACTTGTATCCCTTTTATTGAGATTTGTCATAAGGCTGGACATAAAATTGCTTCTCGAAATACCAAGCcgtatttgtatttttaaagaaatacttgTAATTTGAAGAGGTAATGGTCTTTTTACTAGTGACTGAATTAGAGTGTTGTCAGGTTGTCATTGGTTTGTTAATTTTGATGAGCTTGAGATGCTGTTCTAGAATTAACTGCTCATCCTGAGTACTTGACAATTAAATGGTTCCAAGAATGCTTCTGAAATGTGTAAACTGTTTTGTGTGCTGGAAGTGCAGGGGAAGTACAGTTGTGTTTTAGTTGGTCAAAAAAAAGTGActtaaaatgttaaattttatttactgaCTGTGATTTGATACTGAAATACATTACTTTGCTTTGATCATTGGTAGGACTTGGTAGAGTTACCCTTGTGGTCCCATGAGTATTTtgaaatctgattttattttttgttttggttggtgtCAACAGAATACTCCCAGCCCCTGGTTACACCAGCCCACCCCAGTGACCTCAGCTGACAGCCTTGGTTTACGGAGTCACATTCCTGTGCGACCGTCCAGTGCAGATCCCCTTCGGCCTCTCAAACTGACAGCGCATTCCAGCCCGCCTTTGTCCAAAACTATTGTAGAGCATCGCAAAGAGTAAGTTTGCTGTTGAACTCTGTGTGTGAGGGTACATTTCTGCAAGTGATGTTGCCTTTTAGCTTCCTTTTAGTTTATTTGTAGATGTGGATGCCAGTGGGGGACACAGGCATGTCATTGTGTTGCCTTGTGGACTTGGTGTGGCCCTTGAGTTCGTGAGTCATTTGAAGACTTGTGAAAAGTGTACTTAATACAGAGGAAAGTTTATTCTGTGTTAATAGATAATTTGGTTCAGGGCATGGGAAGAAAGGTCTTCCATCTAGCACATGGTACTACATTCAGGCTAACCTGTGTTTGCTTAATCTTTCTTCAAACAGAGAACTGGAGAGGAAAGCTTTTGCTGAACCTTTGCGTTCTGTTACCACTGCACCAGTGAAGAGTGAGCTTGAGCAGAGCAGAACGCAGACAGCAAAGGAGAGCCATATGCACAGACATTATGCAGATCCAATGTTGAACcagctgccaaggccaccacaggAGACTGGGGAGCGACTGAGCAAATACAAAGAAGAACACAGACGGATACTCCAAGAAAGTATTGAAGTTGCTCCTTTTACAGCTAAAATAAAGGCActggagggagagagagaaaactaCTCCAGGGTAACATCCTTATCTTCAAGTCCCAAAAGCCATTCAGTAAAATACGACAAAGATGCTGAACGCTCTGTGTCAGAACTGTATAAAATGAAACATTCAGTTCCACAGAATTTGCCACAGAGTAACTATTTCACTACCTTGTCTAACAGTGTAGTAAATGAACCACCAAGATCGTACCCATCAAAGGAAGCTTCAGGTGTATATGTTGATAAGCAAACTAATTGTCCTTCAACAGCAGCTAgtccccaggctctcccctcCTACATTTCTTCCCTTTCAAAACCACCACCTTTAATTAAGCACCAACCAGAAAGCGAAGGCTCTACAAGCAAGTTACCCGAGCAGCTTTCACAGTCGGTGCAGTCCCACTCTGTAAATTCTTTCAGAAGTGACAGCAGGAGCCCTACTCAGTTGTCAGTCTCATCTTCAAATACACTCCGGAGTATGCCTGCCTTGCACAGGGCCCCTGTGTTTCACCCTCCTGTGCACCAGAAcctggagaagaaggaaagcagctACAGCAGCCTTTCACCTCCAACTCTAACCCCTGTTCAACCCGTTAATGCTGGTGGTGGCAAAATACAGGAATTGCAGAAACCGCCAACTTTAGTACCTGAGCCCAAGGAAGCCCAAACTGTTTACAAGGGCACTTCTGAACAGAATTTATCAGAAATGTGGAAGTCTAATAATGCCCCAAATAGTGAAAAAGCGGATTGGCACACTGAAAGAATGAGTGGAAAGTCGCAGTCCGCTACAGCATCTGTTATTGTGCGTCCTCCTTCTAGCACAAAATATGAGAATGTACCAGTAATGCAGTCTGCTTCCAAAGACCGAGCTAGTGAGAGATCTTCAGCTGTGACAAATCTAGCAGATTGCCTGAAAACAGCGGAAGCCAGGGAGACTGGAAGAGTCATACTGCCAAATATGAACTCAGACAGTGCTCGCACACAGTACGAAAAGAAATTTGCAGCTGTCTCGCAAGGCAGCATTCCTCACGCTGTCACCCCTACCACAGCTATCATCTGCAGCACCAAAACGGATGTCGCTGCATCAGCAGCCATGACGACCAGCGCGTCGAGCCGGGGCATCTCTGAAGTGACTTACTCGGTGTCGAGCGCGGTGTCCTGCGCGCCGCCGGAGAGCGCGGCCCCGAGAGCGGCCGGCCAGGCGGCAGCGCAGCCCCAGGAGTGCAAGGTCAGCACTGCAGCTCCGGTTACATCCGCTGCTGGCAGCGCTGCTCAGCCCAGCTCGGGATTCTCCACCTCTACCGACTTCGTCCATTTGAAAAAGCACAaggcagccttggctgcagcTCAGTTTAAAAGTAGCAACGCCGCTGAGACCGAGTCCAGCTCTGTGAAAAATCAGACATTTTCAACCTCTCTCTCCCTAGACAGTGCTATCGTC harbors:
- the JMJD1C gene encoding probable JmjC domain-containing histone demethylation protein 2C isoform X4 codes for the protein MVVMNDQVLEPQNVDPSMVQMTFLDDVVHSLLKGENIGITSRRRSRSNQNSNTVHGHYTRAQANSPRPAMNSQAAAPRQNSHQQQRNTRPNKRKGSDSSMPDEEKMKDERYDYIGRGENPKTKNKHFLSKRRKPEEDEKKLNVKRLRTDNISDYSESSDSEISNKRLTDSSSEQNSENELKSKNSSKINGEEGKSQTTEGVEQTLTDRQSPWDEVQQDKNHEETERLKSSVLDHQEKSSLHAAEQPTLYEQNAKDPPVQECNAEKHHTVELKNEQFLPRPPTPKCVVDVTNKNNSEKENQDNAASTFGLQTVQKIESHSSDLKQQFANANFLEARKQEADQSWVSNVGKTDSIQPGVVKTLPVNEHLNSEKVQYGSFMSSLNVASLAEESKLRKQSPVPDSVKSKSSASVDHPKTKSPDVKPKFTQSSDTVKSKVSSQNSHATGLTRSANKTDHDLPRSSFHPVPARVSALEATKSPLIIDKNEHFTVYRDPTLIGQETGTNHISPYLHQHNYPLHSSSHRTCLNPNAHHPALTGSSHLLAGSSAQAPLSAINTHPLSSASHHSVHHPHLLPAVLPGVPAASLLGAHPRLETAHASSLSHLALAHQQQQQMLQHQSPHLLGQAHPSASYNQLGLYPIIWQYPNGTHAYSGLGLPSSKWVHPETPVNAEPSLRRNTPSPWLHQPTPVTSADSLGLRSHIPVRPSSADPLRPLKLTAHSSPPLSKTIVEHRKEELERKAFAEPLRSVTTAPVKSELEQSRTQTAKESHMHRHYADPMLNQLPRPPQETGERLSKYKEEHRRILQESIEVAPFTAKIKALEGERENYSRVTSLSSSPKSHSVKYDKDAERSVSELYKMKHSVPQNLPQSNYFTTLSNSVVNEPPRSYPSKEASGVYVDKQTNCPSTAASPQALPSYISSLSKPPPLIKHQPESEGSTSKLPEQLSQSVQSHSVNSFRSDSRSPTQLSVSSSNTLRSMPALHRAPVFHPPVHQNLEKKESSYSSLSPPTLTPVQPVNAGGGKIQELQKPPTLVPEPKEAQTVYKGTSEQNLSEMWKSNNAPNSEKADWHTERMSGKSQSATASVIVRPPSSTKYENVPVMQSASKDRASERSSAVTNLADCLKTAEARETGRVILPNMNSDSARTQYEKKFAAVSQGSIPHAVTPTTAIICSTKTDVAASAAMTTSASSRGISEVTYSVSSAVSCAPPESAAPRAAGQAAAQPQECKVSTAAPVTSAAGSAAQPSSGFSTSTDFVHLKKHKAALAAAQFKSSNAAETESSSVKNQTFSTSLSLDSAIVCNTINKANSVGSGQTSQTSQPNYHTKLKKAWLTRHSEEDKNTNKKDNSGNSVSEIIKPCTVNLIASTSNDLQNNIDSKILADKFVKEDKHPRRKGKRTYESGSESGDSDESESKSEQRTKRQPKPTYKKKQNDLQKKKGDTEEEVKPNGVLSRSAKEKSKLKLQSSSNSTGIPRSVLKDWRKVKKLKQTGESFLQDDSCSEIGPNLQKCRECRLIRSKKGEEPTHSPVFCRFYYFRRLSFSKNGVVRIDGFSSPDQYDDEALSLWTHENYEDDELDLETSKYILDIIGDKFCQLVTSEKTAMSWVKKDAKIAWKRAVRGVREMCDACEATLFNIHWVCQKCGFVVCLDCYKAKERKSSRDKELYAWMKCVKGQPHDHKHLMPTQIIPGSVLTDLLDAMHNIREKFEIKSHCQCTTKQSTQAGKLPAMNGVSQVLQNVLNHSNKISLCMPESQQQNTPQKSETNGNTSPRSDVSTDSKLTPPESQSPLHWLADLAEQKAREEKKENKECPSGKHSKEGKDQDNLESPNCKSSPPASQNNEQGSTLRDLLTTTAGKLRLGSTDAGIAFAPVYSTGTASGKSGRTMPNILDDIIASVVENKIPPNRAPKINVKSEIKEEPKDDKKNIQDDCSKRYSDIQYSWICDKHVLWLRDHKNTNNWKLFKECWKQGRPVLVSGMHKKMNFSLWKAESISLDFGNQQADILNCKDSIISNTNVKEFWDGFEDVSKRQKVKNGETALLKLKDWPSGEDFKAMMPARYEDLLKSLPLPEYCSPEGKLNLASHLPGFFVRPDLGPRLCSAYGVAATKDHDIGTTNLHIEVSDVVNILVYVGIAKGNGVLSKSGVLKKLEEEDLDDLLRKRLKDSSELPGALWHIYAGKDADKIREFLQKIAKEQGLEVLPEHDPIRDQSWYVNKKLRQRLFEEYGVKTCTVIQFLGDAIILPAGALHQVQNFHSCVQVTEDFVSPEHLVQSFHLTQELRLSKEEINYDDKLQVKNILYHAVKEMVRALKIHEGEMEDMDEN